The following coding sequences lie in one Niabella agricola genomic window:
- a CDS encoding RNA-binding S4 domain-containing protein has product MEKEKLRLDKYLWSIRLFKTRRLATDACNNGKVKYQEESAKPGKNVHLGDVYDVRTEGRRWVIKVTGLLHTRLKYEEAIKHYTDLTPPEELEKAKVQAASFFSGKRLSKIGRPTKKERRDLDDFMDGEE; this is encoded by the coding sequence ATGGAAAAAGAAAAACTGCGTTTAGATAAATACCTTTGGTCTATCCGGCTTTTTAAAACAAGACGGCTGGCTACCGATGCCTGCAATAATGGCAAAGTAAAGTACCAGGAGGAATCGGCCAAACCGGGGAAGAATGTGCACCTGGGCGATGTGTACGACGTGCGTACGGAGGGCCGCAGATGGGTGATTAAGGTTACAGGATTGCTGCATACTCGTCTGAAGTATGAAGAGGCCATAAAACATTATACAGATCTTACGCCACCGGAAGAGCTGGAAAAAGCAAAGGTCCAGGCGGCTTCATTTTTCAGTGGTAAGCGGTTGAGTAAAATCGGGCGTCCTACCAAAAAGGAACGGAGAGACCTGGATGATTTTATGGATGGTGAAGAATAG
- a CDS encoding DUF4242 domain-containing protein, producing MPKFVIEREIPGAGSLTPDQLKNVSQTSCNVLREMGPEIQWIQSYVTGNKIYCVYIAPNEEQIREHAEKGGFPANAINKIATVIDPTTAE from the coding sequence ATGCCTAAGTTTGTCATCGAACGGGAAATTCCCGGCGCAGGAAGTCTTACCCCCGATCAGCTAAAAAATGTTTCTCAAACGTCCTGTAATGTATTGCGGGAAATGGGACCAGAGATTCAGTGGATACAAAGCTATGTAACGGGCAACAAAATTTATTGCGTGTACATTGCTCCAAACGAAGAGCAGATCAGGGAGCATGCGGAAAAAGGAGGCTTTCCGGCCAACGCCATCAATAAGATCGCCACGGTTATTGATCCAACCACGGCGGAATAA
- the trmD gene encoding tRNA (guanosine(37)-N1)-methyltransferase TrmD has translation MHIDIISVLPELLTSPFEHSIMKRAQDKGLLTLAVHQLRKWAVNEYGQVDDYQYGGGAGMVMMCEPLVNAITELSASRKFDEIIYVTPDGKTLNQRMTNALSLKDNLLIICGHYKGIDERIRQKYVTLEISIGDYVLSGGELAAAVLVDAIGRLLPGVLNDETSALTDSFQDNLLAPPVYTRPVDFEGMKVPDVLMSGNHAKIEEWRYEQALQRTKDRRPDLLTD, from the coding sequence ATGCATATCGATATCATTTCTGTTCTTCCTGAATTACTGACCAGCCCTTTTGAGCACAGTATTATGAAACGTGCACAGGATAAGGGTTTGCTTACTCTTGCGGTACATCAGCTGCGTAAATGGGCGGTGAATGAATATGGGCAGGTGGATGACTACCAGTACGGAGGCGGTGCGGGCATGGTAATGATGTGTGAACCCCTGGTAAATGCCATTACCGAGCTTTCGGCCAGCCGGAAATTTGATGAAATTATTTATGTAACACCGGATGGAAAAACACTGAATCAGCGTATGACCAATGCGCTTTCCCTAAAAGACAACCTACTGATCATCTGTGGTCATTACAAGGGCATTGATGAACGCATCCGGCAAAAATATGTAACGCTTGAAATCTCTATCGGCGATTATGTACTAAGCGGTGGGGAACTGGCGGCAGCCGTTCTCGTGGACGCGATCGGCCGCCTGCTGCCGGGTGTGCTGAATGATGAAACTTCTGCTCTAACGGACTCTTTCCAGGATAACCTGCTGGCTCCTCCCGTATACACCCGTCCGGTTGATTTCGAAGGTATGAAGGTTCCGGATGTGCTGATGAGTGGTAACCATGCTAAAATTGAAGAATGGCGCTATGAGCAGGCATTGCAACGCACAAAAGACCGCCGGCCGGACCTGCTGACCGATTGA
- a CDS encoding dipeptidase has protein sequence MSEVWKKYQEEHKERFLNEMMDLLRIPSISAKSENKEDMKRCADAVKAALLASGCDKAEVMETGGHPAVYGEKIIDPSKPTVLVYGHYDVQPVEPLELWNTPPFEPTIKDGKVFARGSADDKGQFYMHVKALETMARTDTMATNIKFIIEGEEEVGSPNLGAFVAAHKDLLKADVILISDSSLLSMENPSLDTGVRGLSYIEVEVTAAARDLHSGTYGGAVANPIVILSKMIASCHDANNHITIPGFYDDVLEVPAEERELINKAPFNEQEYKDEIGIKELYGEKGFTTYERTGIRPTLELNGIWGGYTGEGAKTVLPAKATAKISARLVPNQSSEKITRLLLEHFRKIAPSCVDVNAFEHHGGEPYGTPIDSKGYQSASKALETTFGKTPIPVKGGGSIPICSVLEKELGIKIIFMGFGLDNDGLHSPNEKYNIENYYKGIETIPYFHKYFGE, from the coding sequence ATGTCTGAAGTATGGAAAAAATACCAGGAGGAACATAAAGAGCGTTTTCTCAATGAGATGATGGATCTTTTACGCATTCCTTCCATCAGTGCCAAGAGCGAGAATAAGGAGGATATGAAGCGATGCGCAGATGCAGTAAAGGCCGCATTGCTGGCATCGGGCTGCGATAAAGCGGAGGTAATGGAAACCGGCGGTCACCCGGCGGTATATGGAGAGAAGATCATCGACCCCTCAAAACCTACCGTATTGGTATATGGTCACTACGATGTACAGCCCGTAGAGCCGCTGGAACTTTGGAATACGCCTCCTTTTGAACCTACAATCAAAGATGGTAAAGTTTTTGCCCGGGGCAGTGCCGATGATAAAGGCCAGTTCTACATGCATGTAAAAGCGCTGGAAACCATGGCGAGGACCGATACCATGGCCACCAATATTAAATTTATCATCGAAGGGGAAGAGGAAGTGGGCTCGCCCAACCTGGGTGCATTTGTGGCGGCGCATAAAGACCTGCTGAAGGCCGACGTGATCCTGATCAGCGACAGCTCGCTGCTGAGCATGGAAAATCCTTCGCTGGATACGGGCGTACGCGGGTTGAGCTATATTGAAGTAGAAGTAACAGCGGCTGCCCGAGACCTGCACAGCGGTACCTATGGCGGTGCCGTGGCCAACCCCATCGTGATCCTGTCGAAAATGATCGCCAGCTGTCATGATGCAAACAATCATATTACCATTCCGGGTTTTTATGACGATGTGTTGGAAGTTCCGGCAGAAGAGCGGGAGCTGATTAATAAAGCACCGTTTAACGAGCAGGAGTATAAAGATGAGATCGGTATTAAAGAGCTGTATGGTGAGAAGGGATTCACCACCTATGAGCGTACCGGTATCCGTCCAACCCTGGAACTGAATGGGATCTGGGGTGGTTATACAGGGGAAGGCGCCAAAACGGTGTTGCCCGCAAAAGCAACAGCCAAGATCTCTGCCAGGCTGGTACCCAATCAATCCAGCGAAAAGATCACCAGGCTGTTGCTGGAGCATTTTCGTAAGATCGCCCCTTCCTGTGTAGATGTGAACGCTTTTGAACATCACGGGGGAGAGCCTTATGGCACACCTATCGACAGTAAGGGCTACCAGTCGGCTTCAAAAGCACTGGAAACAACATTTGGCAAAACGCCCATCCCCGTAAAAGGCGGCGGAAGTATTCCTATTTGTTCGGTACTGGAGAAAGAACTGGGCATTAAGATTATTTTTATGGGCTTTGGTCTGGATAATGATGGCCTGCACAGTCCCAACGAAAAATACAATATCGAGAACTATTATAAAGGCATTGAGACCATTCCTTATTTTCATAAATATTTCGGGGAGTAA
- a CDS encoding HEPN domain-containing protein — protein MKNESIPDAGLLHNSAACLPPWDDATKCNLLKQLIVKEAERGFAHYLYELIPDVEQLFDMKRSASPVEVPAPSEPSKEQVIAWITGLCAPEFIFEMEHHTERRSLDLFIVLQPQEARNFKDLHAYIHTASLGSWNIRFTLCQRSQFLQQRKQGNLFCVLSCNDERLVYARGGVVLEPIDSRIVHQWLEKSRQTLETGLARGRRIFEHALLFEEEGAKGLACFMLHQAAELSLRGFAAAFSGVYLRQHSIRELLYHCSRIHRRFASFFKTAAEFEMLTLLETSYTAARYQNEFTIADPFLEILKEKVASILACTDEIAARHINRYVSLIDATR, from the coding sequence ATGAAAAACGAATCAATACCCGACGCCGGGCTGTTGCATAATAGTGCAGCCTGTTTACCTCCATGGGATGATGCAACGAAATGCAACCTGTTAAAACAACTGATTGTAAAGGAGGCCGAACGTGGTTTTGCCCATTATCTGTATGAATTGATTCCCGATGTGGAGCAGCTATTTGATATGAAGCGGTCCGCTAGCCCTGTGGAAGTGCCGGCGCCTTCCGAGCCTTCGAAAGAACAGGTTATTGCATGGATCACGGGTCTATGCGCGCCAGAATTCATTTTCGAGATGGAGCATCATACAGAACGGCGCAGCCTGGACCTGTTTATTGTTTTGCAGCCGCAGGAGGCACGTAATTTTAAAGACCTGCATGCATATATTCATACTGCATCTTTGGGAAGCTGGAATATCCGGTTTACGCTGTGTCAGCGTAGCCAGTTTCTGCAACAACGAAAACAGGGGAATCTTTTTTGTGTATTGAGCTGCAATGATGAGCGGCTGGTGTACGCGAGGGGTGGTGTCGTATTGGAGCCAATAGATAGCCGGATTGTTCACCAATGGTTGGAAAAATCGCGGCAAACACTTGAAACCGGTTTGGCAAGGGGGCGTCGGATTTTTGAGCATGCTTTGCTGTTTGAGGAGGAGGGCGCCAAAGGACTGGCCTGTTTTATGTTGCACCAGGCCGCTGAGCTGTCATTGCGCGGATTTGCCGCGGCATTCTCCGGTGTTTACCTGCGCCAGCATTCCATCCGCGAATTGTTATACCATTGCAGCCGCATTCATCGCCGGTTTGCCTCATTTTTTAAAACGGCAGCCGAATTTGAAATGTTAACATTGTTGGAAACTTCTTATACGGCAGCCCGCTATCAGAACGAATTTACCATAGCGGATCCTTTTCTTGAAATATTGAAAGAAAAAGTAGCATCCATTCTCGCCTGCACAGACGAGATTGCAGCCCGGCATATCAACCGGTATGTTTCGCTGATTGACGCAACACGCTGA
- a CDS encoding efflux RND transporter permease subunit gives MNLIRFALRKPITILVMVAALFFFGIKAVNTIKVDIFPKLDLPVIYLSHPFGGYTAQQMEAYFGKQYINILLYVNGVKSIETKNIQSLTLIKINFYPGTNMAQAAAEVSAFSNRIQAIFPQGSNPPFIIRFDVSTLPVGQLVLSSDKRSNNELLDLANVYVRSSFTSIPGLVGSTPFGGNVRTVVIKANPELLRAHNMTADQLVAALRINNLSAPAGNVRIHDKNYVTPANTTLKEIKDFENIPLFTGTGAANLYLRDVATVEDGADVSTSYALINGKRSVYVDIAKAADASTWEVVQNLKKALPKIQSQLPEDVKLSYEFDQSTYVMNSVKSLLSEGVIGAILTGLMVMLFLGDLRGALIVILTIPTSIITGVLFLSLFGQTINIMTLSGLALAIGILVDESTVTIENIHQHLDMGKPKALAIWDACKEIAFPKLLILFCILAVFAPAFTMGGIPGSLFLPLALAIGFSMIASYFLAQTFVPVMANWIMKIKHQKGRDGKELSEQEVFEGAAIAGTEEDTWSQKEILLESADSNRDGKISRFEKFRMRYMRFIDRMMPHRKWIVSFYILVVGLMAVLLLKQIGRDVLPKVNGKQFQVRLREPDGTRIERTELKTLDLINAVNEIVGKKNVSITSSFVGVHPQLFSTAPIFLWMAGPHEAVLQVALKEDYSVNLDALKDKIRKRAREIAPEMKLSFEPIELTDKILSQGSPTPVEIRFSGRDKKMNEKYALMMIERLKKIPYLRDVQLGQSIRYPSLNINIDRLRAAQLGTDVNAISRSLIASTSSSRLTEKNMWVDPKSNLPYSVQVQIPENEMTSQNAIREIPLSANSARPLLGDVATIEPDVTYGEADNLGSVPMLTVTANLNDKDLGAAARDVQQAIDGLGKLPRGLNVNLIGLSETLTDTLDSLQGGLIVAIVVIFLMLAANFQSFKVSLIVLATVPAVLFGSMALLMLCGSTLNLQSYMGMIMSVGVSISNAVLLITNAEQIRKHNGDAVKSAREAAALRLRPILMTALAMVVGMIPMASGLGEAGDQSSPLGRAVIGGLIASTVAALFILPLAFAWGQGKAKTTSVSLDPEDAESVHYLPNLHHH, from the coding sequence ATGAATCTGATACGTTTTGCATTAAGAAAGCCCATCACTATCCTGGTGATGGTGGCAGCGCTTTTCTTTTTCGGAATAAAGGCTGTAAATACTATTAAGGTAGATATTTTTCCCAAGCTGGATCTGCCGGTGATCTATTTGTCGCACCCGTTTGGCGGATATACTGCGCAGCAAATGGAAGCCTATTTCGGAAAGCAGTATATCAATATCCTGTTATATGTAAACGGGGTAAAGAGCATCGAGACAAAGAATATCCAAAGTCTTACGCTCATCAAGATCAATTTTTACCCGGGCACTAACATGGCCCAGGCTGCGGCGGAGGTAAGCGCTTTCTCCAACCGGATTCAGGCCATCTTCCCACAGGGATCCAACCCTCCGTTTATCATCCGCTTTGATGTATCCACACTGCCTGTGGGCCAGCTCGTATTGAGCAGCGACAAACGCAGTAATAATGAGCTGCTCGATCTGGCCAATGTATACGTACGTTCTTCCTTCACTTCCATTCCCGGCCTGGTGGGCTCAACACCCTTTGGAGGGAATGTGCGTACGGTAGTAATAAAGGCTAACCCGGAACTACTGCGGGCACATAATATGACCGCCGATCAACTGGTGGCGGCACTCCGGATCAACAACCTTTCTGCACCCGCAGGCAATGTGCGCATTCATGATAAAAATTATGTAACACCGGCCAACACCACGTTGAAGGAAATAAAGGACTTTGAAAATATCCCGTTGTTTACGGGTACAGGAGCCGCTAACCTGTATTTAAGGGATGTGGCTACGGTAGAAGACGGTGCAGATGTAAGCACCAGCTATGCACTGATCAATGGTAAACGTTCCGTTTACGTGGATATCGCCAAGGCGGCAGATGCTTCTACATGGGAAGTGGTACAAAACCTGAAAAAAGCCCTGCCGAAAATTCAATCCCAGCTGCCGGAGGATGTAAAACTAAGTTATGAGTTCGACCAGTCTACCTATGTGATGAATTCTGTAAAGAGTTTGCTGAGTGAAGGGGTGATCGGCGCGATATTGACCGGTTTGATGGTAATGCTTTTCCTGGGCGACCTGCGAGGCGCACTGATTGTGATCCTCACCATACCCACTTCAATTATTACCGGCGTGCTTTTCCTGAGCCTGTTTGGGCAAACCATCAATATTATGACACTGAGCGGGCTGGCCCTGGCCATCGGGATCCTCGTGGATGAAAGTACGGTAACCATTGAAAACATTCACCAGCACCTGGATATGGGCAAACCCAAGGCCCTTGCCATCTGGGATGCCTGTAAGGAGATCGCATTCCCCAAGCTGCTGATCCTGTTTTGTATCCTGGCCGTATTTGCGCCGGCCTTTACCATGGGCGGTATTCCCGGTTCGCTGTTCCTGCCCCTGGCGCTGGCCATCGGCTTCAGCATGATTGCGTCTTACTTCCTGGCCCAAACCTTTGTGCCGGTGATGGCAAACTGGATCATGAAGATTAAACATCAAAAAGGCAGGGATGGAAAGGAGCTGAGTGAACAGGAGGTGTTTGAAGGCGCTGCTATTGCCGGTACCGAAGAAGACACCTGGTCGCAAAAAGAAATACTCCTGGAAAGCGCGGACAGTAACCGGGATGGGAAAATCAGCCGGTTTGAAAAGTTTAGGATGCGGTATATGCGGTTTATCGACCGGATGATGCCCCATCGGAAATGGATCGTATCTTTTTATATCCTGGTCGTTGGACTGATGGCAGTTTTATTGCTGAAACAGATTGGTCGCGACGTATTGCCCAAGGTAAATGGCAAGCAGTTCCAGGTGCGCCTGCGTGAGCCGGATGGCACGCGTATTGAACGGACGGAGCTGAAAACACTGGACCTGATCAATGCGGTAAATGAAATTGTAGGAAAGAAAAATGTATCCATTACGTCTTCGTTTGTGGGCGTGCATCCGCAATTGTTTTCCACGGCACCTATTTTCCTTTGGATGGCCGGCCCTCATGAAGCGGTGTTGCAGGTGGCTCTGAAAGAAGATTACAGCGTAAACCTGGATGCATTGAAAGACAAGATCCGCAAGCGTGCCCGCGAGATCGCTCCTGAAATGAAGTTGTCATTTGAGCCCATTGAGCTAACCGATAAGATCCTGAGCCAGGGATCGCCTACGCCGGTAGAAATACGGTTTTCCGGGAGGGATAAAAAAATGAATGAAAAATATGCCCTCATGATGATCGAACGGCTGAAGAAAATTCCCTACCTGCGCGATGTACAATTGGGACAATCGATCCGCTATCCTTCACTGAATATCAATATCGACCGCCTGCGGGCAGCACAGCTGGGTACGGATGTAAATGCTATTTCCCGGTCGCTGATCGCATCTACTTCATCCTCCCGTTTAACGGAAAAAAACATGTGGGTGGATCCCAAATCGAATCTTCCATACAGTGTTCAGGTACAGATCCCGGAGAATGAAATGACCAGTCAGAACGCTATCCGTGAAATACCGCTGAGCGCCAACAGCGCCCGTCCGCTGCTGGGCGATGTGGCTACCATTGAGCCGGACGTGACGTATGGAGAGGCGGATAACCTCGGCTCAGTGCCTATGCTGACTGTAACCGCCAACCTCAACGATAAGGACCTGGGCGCAGCAGCCAGGGACGTACAACAGGCTATAGACGGACTGGGTAAACTTCCCCGCGGACTGAATGTAAATCTGATCGGGCTTAGTGAAACGCTTACGGATACATTAGATAGTTTACAGGGCGGACTGATCGTTGCCATTGTGGTGATCTTCCTGATGCTGGCTGCAAATTTCCAGTCGTTCAAAGTTTCGCTGATCGTGCTTGCTACTGTTCCGGCTGTGTTGTTCGGATCGATGGCGCTGCTGATGCTTTGCGGCTCTACGCTAAACCTGCAGTCGTATATGGGAATGATCATGTCTGTAGGGGTATCGATTTCCAATGCCGTACTTTTGATTACGAATGCGGAACAGATCCGTAAACACAATGGAGACGCGGTAAAATCGGCCAGAGAGGCGGCTGCATTACGCTTACGTCCCATCCTGATGACGGCGCTGGCCATGGTGGTGGGGATGATTCCCATGGCATCCGGGCTGGGCGAAGCCGGAGACCAGTCTTCACCGCTGGGGCGTGCGGTGATCGGAGGATTGATTGCTTCCACCGTTGCCGCTTTATTTATCCTGCCACTGGCCTTTGCCTGGGGACAAGGTAAGGCGAAAACAACGAGCGTGTCCCTGGACCCGGAAGACGCAGAAAGTGTGCATTACCTACCAAATTTACACCATCATTAA
- a CDS encoding tetratricopeptide repeat protein, with the protein MQWEKLAIPFRVETDYVNDQLAVFRQELRTDKGFSWQAWNQAALWCLQRNVNLDQALLWADLATGRSFGGEKIFAALNTKVQLLEKAGRNSEAAAVMKAALVHADMNEVHLYGRTLMGQKKLQEAVTVFKNNYKNYSNEFTTLMGMARAYSALSDYKTALKYAQQALTKAREINIRNNLLEQIAKLKEGKDIN; encoded by the coding sequence TTGCAATGGGAAAAACTGGCGATCCCGTTCAGGGTGGAAACGGATTATGTCAATGATCAGCTGGCGGTATTCCGCCAGGAATTGAGAACGGACAAAGGCTTTAGCTGGCAGGCCTGGAACCAGGCGGCGCTCTGGTGCCTTCAACGTAATGTAAACTTAGACCAGGCACTGCTTTGGGCCGATTTGGCAACCGGGAGAAGTTTTGGCGGTGAAAAAATATTTGCAGCCCTTAATACTAAGGTGCAGCTGCTGGAAAAAGCGGGACGCAACAGTGAGGCCGCTGCTGTCATGAAAGCGGCGCTTGTACATGCAGATATGAATGAAGTGCATCTATACGGGCGCACCCTGATGGGGCAGAAAAAACTGCAGGAAGCGGTGACGGTTTTCAAAAATAATTATAAAAATTATTCAAATGAGTTTACAACGCTGATGGGAATGGCCAGGGCATATTCGGCTTTATCAGACTATAAAACCGCGCTTAAATACGCCCAACAGGCATTAACCAAGGCCCGGGAAATCAACATCCGGAACAATCTGCTGGAGCAGATCGCAAAGTTGAAAGAGGGAAAAGATATCAATTGA
- a CDS encoding efflux RND transporter periplasmic adaptor subunit, which produces MIKTIKRFLTGVVILTAAAGLQRCSSTSAGEEKAPEKEPAVHAFLLTEGALLDTLSIPGELVAFQHVDLFAKVSSFVKRLYADVGSEVRAGQLLAVMEAPELNAQSEGAQSRVQSQEAVYLASKATYDRLLETSKTPGTISQNDLDVARARQQSDYAQYQAAKAALKEVHDNRNYLEIRAPFSGVITARNVSAGAYVGPGAGAVPMFTLQEQKKLRLVVNLPESNAGVLDQNGAVRFTVKSLPGQQFTAKTSRVSGALDNRLRAQHVEMDVLNPDKKLLPGMIPEVQIPLQADHQASFVIPGSALLNSSQGLYVIRVTNGRTVWVPVQTGVQTAGKVAVYGELHAKDTLVNTVTEEVRNGAPVAGKIVLQ; this is translated from the coding sequence ATGATAAAGACAATAAAGAGATTCCTCACAGGTGTTGTAATTCTTACTGCGGCGGCAGGGTTGCAACGTTGCTCCTCAACCAGTGCGGGTGAAGAAAAGGCTCCGGAAAAAGAACCCGCTGTACACGCGTTCCTGCTTACCGAAGGAGCTCTTTTGGATACCTTATCCATACCGGGGGAGCTGGTGGCTTTTCAGCATGTGGACCTGTTTGCAAAAGTGAGCAGTTTTGTAAAGAGGTTGTATGCCGACGTGGGGAGTGAAGTACGGGCGGGGCAGCTGCTGGCCGTAATGGAAGCTCCGGAACTGAATGCCCAGAGCGAAGGCGCCCAATCGCGCGTACAATCGCAGGAGGCGGTTTATCTGGCCAGCAAGGCTACGTACGACCGGTTGCTTGAAACCAGCAAAACGCCGGGTACCATTTCCCAGAATGACCTGGATGTGGCCCGGGCGCGCCAACAATCCGACTATGCCCAGTACCAGGCAGCAAAAGCGGCGCTGAAGGAGGTGCACGACAATCGCAATTACCTGGAAATACGGGCACCTTTTTCCGGTGTCATAACCGCGCGTAACGTAAGTGCTGGTGCCTATGTAGGGCCGGGCGCGGGGGCTGTGCCGATGTTTACCCTGCAGGAGCAGAAAAAACTGCGACTTGTGGTGAACCTGCCGGAAAGTAATGCCGGTGTACTGGATCAGAATGGGGCGGTGCGGTTTACTGTAAAATCGTTGCCGGGGCAGCAGTTTACCGCTAAAACGTCCCGGGTATCCGGCGCATTGGACAACCGGCTGCGGGCACAGCATGTGGAAATGGATGTACTGAATCCGGATAAGAAATTATTGCCCGGAATGATACCGGAAGTACAGATCCCATTGCAGGCGGATCATCAGGCTTCTTTTGTCATCCCCGGCAGTGCCTTGCTGAATTCGAGCCAGGGTCTTTATGTGATCCGGGTGACTAATGGAAGAACGGTCTGGGTTCCGGTGCAGACCGGCGTGCAGACCGCCGGCAAGGTTGCGGTATATGGAGAACTGCATGCCAAGGACACATTGGTCAATACCGTTACGGAAGAAGTACGTAATGGAGCCCCGGTAGCGGGTAAGATAGTACTGCAATAA